A section of the Delphinus delphis chromosome 1, mDelDel1.2, whole genome shotgun sequence genome encodes:
- the LOC132422020 gene encoding LOW QUALITY PROTEIN: lysophosphatidylcholine acyltransferase 2B-like (The sequence of the model RefSeq protein was modified relative to this genomic sequence to represent the inferred CDS: inserted 2 bases in 2 codons; substituted 3 bases at 3 genomic stop codons) — MAQPTSDSEAAVLESTLSQDTSKSLYPPAVDNPFTQQTHISAWRWAYIVLMGAVLVPVRVSYIAVLFIFLWPVAALSTIGRRARPTKPARSWRRRLVQPTLKFLFQVXFFSAGFLVKVKGIKATRDEACIFVAALHSSFFDAVACVVAGFPSVVSASQNVRIPVAGKFLLSTQPVLVTXDDPNSRKNTREEILRPVISDRKWPQILIFLEGVCTNRSCLVXFKLGAFSPGVPVQPVLLRXPNTLDTVTWTWQWFTGFQTCILTLSQLFTRVEVEFMPVYIPNDREKKDPVLFANTVRIIMANALGVPVTDHTYEDCRLMISASNLRLPMEGGLVEFTKISQKLMLDWDNIHQCLDECATIAAASKGGKIGITELANYLKLPISEPLRQLFALFDRNNDGSIDFREYVIGLTVLCNPADAEKILHMSFKLFDLDSDGFITEQELAAILRAAFGVPNLDVYRLFRXIAGQNSEYISYRTFKNFALKHPGYAKLFSSYLDLQAAYIYSLPQQVQV, encoded by the exons ATGGCACAGCCCACCTCGGACTCCGAGGCTGCGGTGTTGGAATCCACCCTCAGCCAAGACACAAGCAAGTCCCTGTACCCACCGGCCGTGGACAACCCCTTCACGCAGCAGACGCACATCAGCGCGTGGCGCTGGGCCTACATCGTCCTCATGGGGGCTGTGCTGGTGCCGGTGCGCGTGTCCTACATCGCCgtcctcttcatcttcctctgGCCGGTGGCTGCGCTTTCCACCATAGGTCGTCGTGCTCGACCAACCAAGCCCGCCAGGAGTTGGAGAAGAAGACTGGTGCAGCCAACTCTCAAGTTCTTGTTTCAGG ACTTTTTTTCAGCAGGGTTCCTGGTTAAAGTGAAAGGGATAAAGGCAACCCGAGACGAGGCCTGCATCTTCGTTGCAGCACTGCACTCCAGTTTCTTTGACGCAGTCGCCTGTGTCGTAGCAGGGTTCCCCTCGGTGGTCTCTGCGAGTCAAAATGTGCGTATCCCCGTGGCTGGGAAATTCTTACTGTCAACGCAGCCGGTGCTTGTGACCTGAGATGACCCCAATTCGAGGAAGAATACCCGGGAGGAAATCCTGAGGCCAGTGATATCTGATAGGAAGTGGCCACAGATCCTGATTTTCCTGGAAGGAGTGTGTACCAACCGCAGCTGTCTGG ACTTTAAACTAGGGGCCTTCTCTCCAGGTGTTCCTGTGCAGCCAGTGCTGCTCAGGTAGCCAAACACCCTGGACACCGTGACCTGGACCTGGCAGTGGTTTACAGGCTTCCAGACCTGTATATTGACCCTGAGTCAACTCTTCACCAGGGTAGAAGTTGAGTTTATGCCCGTTTATATCCCAAATGACCGAGAAAAAAAAGACCCCGTCCTTTTTGCCAATACAGTGAGGATCATCATGGCCAATGCTCTTGGGGTGCCTGTGACAGATCACACTTATGAAGATTGCAGACTGATGATTTCTGCAAGTAACCTTCGACTACCCATGGAAGGCGGTTTGGTTGAATTTACAAAAATTAGCCAGAAATTAATGTTAGATTGGGATAATATTCATCAGTGTTTGGATGAATGTGCTACAATTGCAGCTGCCTCAAAAGGAGGGAAGATAGGAATTACAGAGTTGGCGAACTATTTGAAACTCCCAATTTCAGAGCCCTTGAGACAACTTTTTGCCCTCTTTGACAGGAATAATGATGGCAGCATAGACTTCAGAGAGTATGTGATAGGTCTGACTGTCCTATGCAATCCTGCCGACGCTGAAAAGATTCTGCACATGTCATTTAAGCTTTTTGATCTTGATAGTGATGGTTTCATAACCGAACAGGAGTTAGCTGCTATACTTCGGGCAGCTTTTGGAGTGCCAAATCTTGATGTTTACAGACTCTTTCGATAGATAGCTGGACAGAACTCAGAGTACATTTCATACAGGACCTTTAAGAACTTTGCCCTGAAGCATCCAGGATATGCCAAGTTATTTAGTTCATACTTAGACCTCCAGGCAGCCTATATATATTCGTTACCACAGCAAGTACAGGTTTGA